A single Mustela lutreola isolate mMusLut2 chromosome X, mMusLut2.pri, whole genome shotgun sequence DNA region contains:
- the ZC4H2 gene encoding zinc finger C4H2 domain-containing protein isoform X2: MADEQEIMCKLESIKEIRNKTLQMEKIKSRLKAEFEALESEERHLKEYKQEMDLLLQEKMAHVEELRLIHADINVMENTIKQSENDLNKLLESTRRLHDEYKPLKEHVDALRMTLGLQRLPDLCEEEEKLSLEPACHVINKFIEMHLYVLCAKPRAGPGTPKSQNGSRTNEEMENT, from the exons GAACAAGACTCTGCAGATGGAGAAGATCAAGTCACGTTTGAAGGCTGAGTTTGAGGCCCTTGAATCAGAGGAGAGGCACCTGAAGGAATATAAGCAGGAGATGGACCTGCTGCTACAGGAGAAGATGGCCCATGTGGAGGAACTCCGACTGATCCATGCTGATATCAACGTG ATGGAAAACACCATCAAACAGTCTGAGAATGACCTAAATAAGTTGCTAGAGTCTACCCGGCGGCTACATGATGAGTATAAGCCACTGAAGGAACATGTCGATGCCCTACGCATGACTCTAGGCCTGCAGAGGCTCCCTGACCTAtgtgaagaggaggagaagctCTCCTTGGA GCCTGCTTGTCATGTCATCAACAAATTCATCGAAATGCACCTATATGTCCTCTGTGCAAAGCCAAGAGCCGGTCCCGGAACCCCAAAAAGCCAAAACGGAAGCAGGACGAATGAAGAGATGGAGAACACATAG
- the ZC4H2 gene encoding zinc finger C4H2 domain-containing protein isoform X1, whose translation MEKIKSRLKAEFEALESEERHLKEYKQEMDLLLQEKMAHVEELRLIHADINVMENTIKQSENDLNKLLESTRRLHDEYKPLKEHVDALRMTLGLQRLPDLCEEEEKLSLDYFEKQKAEWQTEPQEPPIPESLAAAAAAAQQLQVARKQDTRQTATFRQQPPPMKACLSCHQQIHRNAPICPLCKAKSRSRNPKKPKRKQDE comes from the exons ATGGAGAAGATCAAGTCACGTTTGAAGGCTGAGTTTGAGGCCCTTGAATCAGAGGAGAGGCACCTGAAGGAATATAAGCAGGAGATGGACCTGCTGCTACAGGAGAAGATGGCCCATGTGGAGGAACTCCGACTGATCCATGCTGATATCAACGTG ATGGAAAACACCATCAAACAGTCTGAGAATGACCTAAATAAGTTGCTAGAGTCTACCCGGCGGCTACATGATGAGTATAAGCCACTGAAGGAACATGTCGATGCCCTACGCATGACTCTAGGCCTGCAGAGGCTCCCTGACCTAtgtgaagaggaggagaagctCTCCTTGGA TTACTTTGAGAAGCAGAAAGCGGAGTGGCAGACGGAGCCTCAGGAGCCCCCCATCCCTGAGTCTCTGGCCGCTGCAGCCGCTGCTGCCCAGCAACTCCAAGTGGCTAGAAAGCAGGACACTCGGCAGACAGCCACCTTTAGGCAGCAGCCCCCACCTATGAAG GCCTGCTTGTCATGTCATCAACAAATTCATCGAAATGCACCTATATGTCCTCTGTGCAAAGCCAAGAGCCGGTCCCGGAACCCCAAAAAGCCAAAACGGAAGCAGGACGAATGA
- the ZC4H2 gene encoding zinc finger C4H2 domain-containing protein isoform X3: protein MADEQEIMCKLESIKEIRNKTLQMEKIKSRLKAEFEALESEERHLKEYKQEMDLLLQEKMAHVEELRLIHADINVMENTIKQSENDLNKLLESTRRLHDEYKPLKEHVDALRMTLGLQRLPDLCEEEEKLSLDYFEKQKAEWQTEPQEPPIPESLAAAAAAAQQLQVARKQDTRQTATFRQQPPPMKACLSCHQQIHRNAPICPLCKAKSRSRNPKKPKRKQDE, encoded by the exons GAACAAGACTCTGCAGATGGAGAAGATCAAGTCACGTTTGAAGGCTGAGTTTGAGGCCCTTGAATCAGAGGAGAGGCACCTGAAGGAATATAAGCAGGAGATGGACCTGCTGCTACAGGAGAAGATGGCCCATGTGGAGGAACTCCGACTGATCCATGCTGATATCAACGTG ATGGAAAACACCATCAAACAGTCTGAGAATGACCTAAATAAGTTGCTAGAGTCTACCCGGCGGCTACATGATGAGTATAAGCCACTGAAGGAACATGTCGATGCCCTACGCATGACTCTAGGCCTGCAGAGGCTCCCTGACCTAtgtgaagaggaggagaagctCTCCTTGGA TTACTTTGAGAAGCAGAAAGCGGAGTGGCAGACGGAGCCTCAGGAGCCCCCCATCCCTGAGTCTCTGGCCGCTGCAGCCGCTGCTGCCCAGCAACTCCAAGTGGCTAGAAAGCAGGACACTCGGCAGACAGCCACCTTTAGGCAGCAGCCCCCACCTATGAAG GCCTGCTTGTCATGTCATCAACAAATTCATCGAAATGCACCTATATGTCCTCTGTGCAAAGCCAAGAGCCGGTCCCGGAACCCCAAAAAGCCAAAACGGAAGCAGGACGAATGA